In Oryza brachyantha chromosome 1, ObraRS2, whole genome shotgun sequence, the following are encoded in one genomic region:
- the LOC102702713 gene encoding probable calcium-binding protein CML12 yields MQMQSQRHGREDRVRESSRGAEEAHPIRHAATATAAAAAAETKMATPPACPSTMSLPAAAGVGVGEGKGKGKGPAPSGRGRTRLRGEQLRQLHEIFLRFDLDGDGSLTKLELAALLRSLGLRPAAGDEIHALIAAMDADGNGTVEFDELASSLAELILGPCRPAVAVDQAELAEAFRAFDRDGNGFISAAELARSMARMGHPICYAELTDMMREADTDGDGVISFQEFTAIMAKSALDFLGLAAL; encoded by the coding sequence ATGCAGATGCAGAGTCAGAGGCACGGCCGCGAAGACCGCGTCCGCGAATCAAGCAGAGGCGCAGAAGAAGCCCACCCAATTCGgcacgcggcgacggcgacggcggcggcggcggcggcggagacgaagATGGCCACGCCACCGGCATGCCCGTCAACCATGTCcctcccagccgccgccggcgtgggaGTCGGCgaagggaaggggaaggggaagggccCCGCCCCGTCCGGCCGCGGGCGCACGCGGCTGCGCGGCGAGCAGCTGCGGCAGCTCCACGAGATCTTCCTCCGGTTCgacctcgacggcgacgggagccTCACCAAGCTggagctcgccgcgctcctccGCTCGCTCGGCCTCCGCCCCGCGGCCGGGGACGAGATCCACGCCCTCATCGCCGCCATGGACGCCGACGGCAACGGCACCGTCGAGTTCGACGAGctcgcctcctccctcgcggAGCTCATCCTCGGGCCCTgccgccccgccgtcgccgtcgaccagGCGGAGCTCGCGGAGGCCTTCCGGGCCTTCGACCGCGACGGCAACGGCTtcatctccgccgccgagctcgcgCGCTCAATGGCGCGCATGGGCCACCCAATCTGCTACGCGGAGCTCACCGACATGATGCGCGAGGCCgacaccgacggcgacggcgtcatCAGCTTCCAGGAGTTCACCGCCATCATGGCCAAGTCCGCCCTCGATTTCCTCGGACTCGCTGCCTTGTGA
- the LOC102702506 gene encoding transcription factor MYBS2-like translates to MARKCSHCGNYGHNSRTCSAGAAGQRGDAMLCDGGVVGGGGGVGGGGGSGLRLFGVQVHVAAGGGGGDGGGGGGGGSLSMKKSYSVDCLQLAAAQGSLVSPSSSSSSSMLLSIDEGLERASNGYLSDGPHGRIVQERKKGVPWSEEEHRLFLVGLDKLGKGDWRGISRSYVTTRTPTQVASHAQKFFLRQSSIGKKKRRSSLFDMVPICENGARVSEQLSSEGASSASLSLMNAPRHELSDRAAAIDLNSTEEDDTVVVSSASGASSARPLFPVVLMEPQQQQQASHHGHGHHHHCTPLDLELGMSLSSTPSIGT, encoded by the exons ATGGCCAGGAAGTGCTCCCACTGTGGCAACTACGGCCACAACTCCAGGACCTGCAGCGCCGGAGCAGCGGGACAGAGAGGAGACGCCATGctctgcgacggcggcgtcgtcggcggcggcggtggtgttggtggtggtggaggcagCGGGCTGAGGCTGTTTGGAGTGCAGGTCCATGTCgctgcaggcggcggcggcggcgacggtggcggaggtggaggtggaggctcGCTGTCGATGAAGAAGAGCTATAGCGTGGACTGCCTgcagctggcggcggctcAGGGCTCGCTcgtctcgccgtcgtcgtcgtcctcgtcgtcgatgCTTCTGTCGATCGACGAGGGCTTGGAGAGGGCGTCCAATGGGTACCTCTCCGATGGCCCCCATGGCCGAATTGTCCAGGAGAGGAAGAAAG GAGTTCCATGGAGCGAGGAGGAGCACCGGCTGTTCCTCGTCGGCCTCGACAAGCTCGGCAAGGGCGACTGGCGAGGCATCTCCCGGAGCTACGTCACGACGAGGACTCCGACCCAGGTCGCCAGCCACGCCCAGAAGTTCTTCCTCAGGCAGAGCAGCATCGGCAAGAAGAAGCGCCGGTCCAGCCTCTTTGACATG GTGCCGATTTGCGAGAACGGCGCACGCGTCTCCGAGCAGCTGAGCAGCGAGGGCGCGTCGTCGGCTTCTCTGTCGCTGATGAACGCGCCGCGGCACGAGCTGTCCGACCGCGCGGCGGCCATAGATCTGAATTCCACCGAGGAAGACGACACGGTGGTCGTCTCCTCTGCTTCCGGCGCGTCATCGGCAAGGCCATTATTCCCGGTGGTTCTGATggagccgcagcagcagcagcaggcttCTCATCATGGACATGGCCACCACCATCACTGCACGCCGCTCGACCTGGAGCTGGGCATGTCTCTTTCGTCGACGCCGTCCATCGGCACATGA
- the LOC102702224 gene encoding RGG repeats nuclear RNA binding protein A-like, with protein sequence MVTNNQFDLLVDVDNDDPSHLIAAAEKMKKAAAAASPAPVVQARLPTKPPPPAQAVKESRNYGAPARDGAGQNGPGHANGGFRGGRMGQRRDFGEGDTNGASGFRDGIVRREEGERRPSERGRGPRQPYRGGGRRGGYTGGEAGDESGRAPYRAYERRSGTGRGYETKREGAGRGNWGTVTDESLAQESGEVVNIEVAAAVTEDETKQEDVPQSEVEKRKEGESNEEEEKEPEDKEMTLEEYEKVLEEKRKALLSLKAEERKVVVDKELQSMQQLSVKKDSDEVFIKLGSDKDKKKENVERDERTRKSLSINEFLKPAEGERYYSPGGRGRGRGRGRGDRGGFRDGYSSRGPVAAPAIEDQAQFPSLAGK encoded by the exons ATGGTGACGAACAACCAGTTCGACCTGCTCGTCGATGTCGACAATGACGACCCCTCGCATctgatcgccgccgccgagaagatgaagaaggcggccgcggccgcgtcgcccgcgccggtcGTCCAGGCAAGGCTGCccaccaagccgccgccgcccgcgcagGCTG TAAAGGAGTCCAGGAACTATGGTGCTCCAGCCCGCGATGGGGCAGGCCAGAATGGACCAGGGCATGCCAATGGTGGTTTCCGCGGAGGCAGGATGGGCCAAAGGCGTGATTTTGGTGAGGGTGATACCAATGGTGCTAGCGGTTTTAGGGATGGAATAgtgaggagggaggaaggtGAGCGCAGGCCTTCAGAAAGGGGCCGTGGACCGCGCCAGCCTTACCGTGGTGGCGGCCGACGTGGTGGCTACACTGGTGGGGAGGCTGGGGATGAGTCTGGCCGTGCCCCTTACCGTGCCTATGAACGTCGCAGCGGCACAGGCCGAGGGTACGAAACGAAACGTGAAGGAGCAGGCCGTGGTAACTGGGGAACTGTCACCGATGAATCCCTCGCCCA GGAATCTGGTGAGGTTGTTAATATTGAAGTGGCTGCTGCCGTGACTGAGGATGAAACCAAGCAGGAAGATGTGCCACAATCTGAAGTTGAGAAACGCAAGGAGGGTGAATCAaatgaagaggaagaaaaggaaccTGAAGATAAG GAGATGACTTTGGAGGAATATGAGAAAGTActggaggagaagaggaaagCTTTGCTTTCACTAAAGGCTGAGGAGAGAAAGGTTGTTGTAGACAAGGAATTGCAGTCAATGCAACAGCTGTCAGTGAAGAAGGATTCTGATGAGGTGTTCATCAAGCTG GGTTCTGATAAggacaaaaagaaagaaaatgttgAAAGAGATGAACGCACCAGGAAG TCCCTTAGCATCAATGAATTCCTGAAGCCGGCTGAAGGTGAAAGATACTACAGCCCAggtgggcgtgggcgtgggcgtggTAGAGGCCGTGGTGACCGTGGAGGATTCCGGGATGGTTATAGCTCTCGAGGACCGGTTGCTGCACCGGCAATTGAAGATCAAGCACAGTTTCCTAGCTTAGCTGGGAAATGA